In Zonotrichia albicollis isolate bZonAlb1 chromosome 11, bZonAlb1.hap1, whole genome shotgun sequence, a single genomic region encodes these proteins:
- the CERS3 gene encoding ceramide synthase 3 isoform X3 — MSMAYILKTLNSWFWWENIWMPINCTWADFVDREGLVFPKPHQLYATIPYAFVLLIIRFFSERYVAIPLAKALGIKNVRRVKPQPNPVLESYFRECSRQPSQSEIKGLAKKCNCTVHLVEKWFRRRRNLEIPTVLRKFQEAFWRFSFYLTSSIVGFIFLYDKPWFYDIWQTWVGYPFQTLLPSQYWYYMAEIGFYWSLIFTLGIDIKRKDFMAHVVHHLAAIGLMSGSWCGNYVRLGTLVMFVHDTADFWLEAAKMFNYARWEKTCNILFIIFSIAFFITRMILFPFWILRATLYLPTYYSTTPVIAYFLFNGMLLTLQGLHLYWGYLIFKILKRT, encoded by the exons GCACATGGGCAGATTTTGTGGACCGTGAGGGACTCGTGTTTCCCAAACCCCACCAGCTGTACGCCACAATCCCGTACGCTTTCGTGCTGCTCATCATCCGCTTCTTCAGTGAGAG ATATGTTGCTATACCTTTAGCAAAAGCCTTGGGTATAAAGAATGTAAGACGTGTGAAGCCGCAGCCTAATCCTGTGCTAGAGAGTTATTTCCGGGAGTGCTCAAGACAACCATCCCAA TCAGAGATCAAAGGCCTTGCCAAGAAGTGCAACTGCACCGTCCACTTGGTGGAGAAATGGTTCAGGAGACGGCGAAACCTGGAGATCCCAACCGTGCTCCGGAAGTTCCAGGAGGCTTT TTGGCGATTTTCATTCTATCTGACATCCTCCATTGTTGGATTTATATTTCTGTATGAT AAACCCTGGTTTTACGACATCTGGCAGACGTGGGTTGGTTATCCGTTTCAG ACCTTGCTGCCATCCCAGTACTGGTACTACATGGCCGAGATCGGCTTTTACTGGTCTCTCATATTTACCCTTGGCATTGACATCAAGCGCAAG GATTTCATGGCCCACGTCGTTCATCACCTGGCAGCCATCGGGCTGATGAGCGGCTCTTGGTGCGGCAATTACGTGCGCCTTGGAACTCTGGTGATGTTCGTGCACGACACTGCCGATTTCTGGCTCGAG gcagccaaaaTGTTTAATTATGCTCGCTGGGAGAAAACTTGCAACATACTGTTCATCATCTTCTCTATTGCATTCTTCATCACCAGGATGATCCTGTTCCCCTTCTG GATTCTTCGTGCCACACTATATCTGCCTACCTACTACTCCACCACTCCTGTCATAGCATATTTTTTATTCAATGGGATGCTATTAACCCTCCAAGGCTTGCATTTATATTGGGGTTACTTAATTTTCAAGATTTTGAAAAG GACTTGA
- the CERS3 gene encoding ceramide synthase 3 isoform X1, which produces MSMAYILKTLNSWFWWENIWMPINCTWADFVDREGLVFPKPHQLYATIPYAFVLLIIRFFSERYVAIPLAKALGIKNVRRVKPQPNPVLESYFRECSRQPSQSEIKGLAKKCNCTVHLVEKWFRRRRNLEIPTVLRKFQEAFWRFSFYLTSSIVGFIFLYDKPWFYDIWQTWVGYPFQTLLPSQYWYYMAEIGFYWSLIFTLGIDIKRKDFMAHVVHHLAAIGLMSGSWCGNYVRLGTLVMFVHDTADFWLEAAKMFNYARWEKTCNILFIIFSIAFFITRMILFPFWILRATLYLPTYYSTTPVIAYFLFNGMLLTLQGLHLYWGYLIFKILKRFVFLKDLKDDRSDEEEEDSLTDTEEESTKSGTKNSSGSGKHLLSSSHH; this is translated from the exons GCACATGGGCAGATTTTGTGGACCGTGAGGGACTCGTGTTTCCCAAACCCCACCAGCTGTACGCCACAATCCCGTACGCTTTCGTGCTGCTCATCATCCGCTTCTTCAGTGAGAG ATATGTTGCTATACCTTTAGCAAAAGCCTTGGGTATAAAGAATGTAAGACGTGTGAAGCCGCAGCCTAATCCTGTGCTAGAGAGTTATTTCCGGGAGTGCTCAAGACAACCATCCCAA TCAGAGATCAAAGGCCTTGCCAAGAAGTGCAACTGCACCGTCCACTTGGTGGAGAAATGGTTCAGGAGACGGCGAAACCTGGAGATCCCAACCGTGCTCCGGAAGTTCCAGGAGGCTTT TTGGCGATTTTCATTCTATCTGACATCCTCCATTGTTGGATTTATATTTCTGTATGAT AAACCCTGGTTTTACGACATCTGGCAGACGTGGGTTGGTTATCCGTTTCAG ACCTTGCTGCCATCCCAGTACTGGTACTACATGGCCGAGATCGGCTTTTACTGGTCTCTCATATTTACCCTTGGCATTGACATCAAGCGCAAG GATTTCATGGCCCACGTCGTTCATCACCTGGCAGCCATCGGGCTGATGAGCGGCTCTTGGTGCGGCAATTACGTGCGCCTTGGAACTCTGGTGATGTTCGTGCACGACACTGCCGATTTCTGGCTCGAG gcagccaaaaTGTTTAATTATGCTCGCTGGGAGAAAACTTGCAACATACTGTTCATCATCTTCTCTATTGCATTCTTCATCACCAGGATGATCCTGTTCCCCTTCTG GATTCTTCGTGCCACACTATATCTGCCTACCTACTACTCCACCACTCCTGTCATAGCATATTTTTTATTCAATGGGATGCTATTAACCCTCCAAGGCTTGCATTTATATTGGGGTTACTTAATTTTCAAGATTTTGAAAAGGTTCGTTTTCCTAAAG GACTTGAAAGATGATCGGAGtgatgaagaggaggaagatTCTCTTACAGACACTGAAGAGGAGTCCACAAAGAGTGGCACCAAGAACAGCAGTGGGTCAGGCAAGCACCTCCTGAGCAGCAGTCACCACTAG
- the CERS3 gene encoding ceramide synthase 3 isoform X2: MAYILKTLNSWFWWENIWMPINCTWADFVDREGLVFPKPHQLYATIPYAFVLLIIRFFSERYVAIPLAKALGIKNVRRVKPQPNPVLESYFRECSRQPSQSEIKGLAKKCNCTVHLVEKWFRRRRNLEIPTVLRKFQEAFWRFSFYLTSSIVGFIFLYDKPWFYDIWQTWVGYPFQTLLPSQYWYYMAEIGFYWSLIFTLGIDIKRKDFMAHVVHHLAAIGLMSGSWCGNYVRLGTLVMFVHDTADFWLEAAKMFNYARWEKTCNILFIIFSIAFFITRMILFPFWILRATLYLPTYYSTTPVIAYFLFNGMLLTLQGLHLYWGYLIFKILKRFVFLKDLKDDRSDEEEEDSLTDTEEESTKSGTKNSSGSGKHLLSSSHH; the protein is encoded by the exons GCACATGGGCAGATTTTGTGGACCGTGAGGGACTCGTGTTTCCCAAACCCCACCAGCTGTACGCCACAATCCCGTACGCTTTCGTGCTGCTCATCATCCGCTTCTTCAGTGAGAG ATATGTTGCTATACCTTTAGCAAAAGCCTTGGGTATAAAGAATGTAAGACGTGTGAAGCCGCAGCCTAATCCTGTGCTAGAGAGTTATTTCCGGGAGTGCTCAAGACAACCATCCCAA TCAGAGATCAAAGGCCTTGCCAAGAAGTGCAACTGCACCGTCCACTTGGTGGAGAAATGGTTCAGGAGACGGCGAAACCTGGAGATCCCAACCGTGCTCCGGAAGTTCCAGGAGGCTTT TTGGCGATTTTCATTCTATCTGACATCCTCCATTGTTGGATTTATATTTCTGTATGAT AAACCCTGGTTTTACGACATCTGGCAGACGTGGGTTGGTTATCCGTTTCAG ACCTTGCTGCCATCCCAGTACTGGTACTACATGGCCGAGATCGGCTTTTACTGGTCTCTCATATTTACCCTTGGCATTGACATCAAGCGCAAG GATTTCATGGCCCACGTCGTTCATCACCTGGCAGCCATCGGGCTGATGAGCGGCTCTTGGTGCGGCAATTACGTGCGCCTTGGAACTCTGGTGATGTTCGTGCACGACACTGCCGATTTCTGGCTCGAG gcagccaaaaTGTTTAATTATGCTCGCTGGGAGAAAACTTGCAACATACTGTTCATCATCTTCTCTATTGCATTCTTCATCACCAGGATGATCCTGTTCCCCTTCTG GATTCTTCGTGCCACACTATATCTGCCTACCTACTACTCCACCACTCCTGTCATAGCATATTTTTTATTCAATGGGATGCTATTAACCCTCCAAGGCTTGCATTTATATTGGGGTTACTTAATTTTCAAGATTTTGAAAAGGTTCGTTTTCCTAAAG GACTTGAAAGATGATCGGAGtgatgaagaggaggaagatTCTCTTACAGACACTGAAGAGGAGTCCACAAAGAGTGGCACCAAGAACAGCAGTGGGTCAGGCAAGCACCTCCTGAGCAGCAGTCACCACTAG